A segment of the Robbsia sp. KACC 23696 genome:
ATAAAATCGGCCGCCGTGATGTGGTTGTAGCGATGGCAGACCTTCCACAGCTTCGGCATGACGAGGAAAACGAAGGGATAGACGATGATCGTGTACGGCAAGGCGAAAAAGCCGTAGGCCCCCACCGAATACACCAGCGCCGGCACGGCGATCACCGTGTAGGCGGTGTAGAAATCACCGCCGACCAGAAACCACGTAATCACGGCGCCGAACTGTCGGCCGCCCAAGCCCCACTCGTGCAACTGCGTCAGATCTCCAGCTTTCCAGCGCGATGCCAAAAAGCCGATCACGGTGACCAGCAGAAAGAACCCGACGAAAACGCCGACGGCGATAGGATTGATCTCGACATTCATCAGCGCATCACCTTGTACACGATGTAGATCAATAGCGACGTCAACGGTACCCACAAAAATTGATACCAGTAGAAGAACGGGAAGCCGGCAAAGGACGGCATGGCGTGGTTATAAAACGGCACCCACAACAACGCGATATAAGGAAGCACCAACAGCCATCTGAGCGCGCCGTATTTCTGCGGCGGCGTATCGACAATCGGTTCGGGATGCGCCTGTTCCTCTACGATCCCGCCCCCGGGGCGTGAATGAGCTGACTCACCGATAGGATTCATTTGTCTTGTTGTCTCGCTTGATATTCGCGTCACGCATCCGCGAAGGCATCTCCGCCGGACACGCGCCGATCTGTTTTCTTAAAATAGTGCCCGGCATACCGTTACACCGTCCGCGTGCATCCGCTGAGAGGGCGCCCGGTCACGCGACCAGCCGCTTGACGACGCGAGAACGCCGCTTCACCACTTCAGACTGTCAATACACACTTAATACGGGTTTTGGGCACCCGACAATAACGCCGCGAAACGGCGCACGTCAAGCAAATGCGAGAGGCTCGAAGCACCCGATCACCGTTGAAACAGGGATTTCGACAGAAAATCGATCACGGCTAATGCGCGGGCAAAGCCATGAAAACAGACGGGCTTGAACTCTCTTAAGTTATATTAAAAAAACCAATAAGGGTAATCCCCAGTTTTTCTCTATTTACGCGAAAAATGCGGCGTTAAAATGGTGCGATCGAATGCTTGGCCGCACCAGCGATTTACCCAACGCGGCGCGCTCAAAACGTGGCGCCATCCCGCGCAGGGTAATTCGCTATAATTCCAAAGAGCGTAAGCCGAACGTCGGGACGCGGCGCAGCAGCCCGCATCTCGACGAAGCAATGGTTGCGCGCCCCCGGGATGCAATGCCGTAGATTCACCAAGGAATCGTACCGATGTCGAAGCCGTTGCCTTACCGACCACGCACGTCGTCAATCATGTTGTGGATCGTGGCCGTCGGCTTCTTCATGCAGACCCTCGACACGACGATCGTCAACACGGCACTGCCCTCGATGGCGCGCTCACTCGGGGAAAGCCCGCTGCGGATGCAATCGGTGGTGATCGCCTACGCCTTGACGATGGCGATGTTGATTCCGGCAACCGGTTGGCTCGCCGACAAATTCGGCACCACACGCGTGTTCATGACCGCGATCTCCCTCTTCATGTTCGGCTCCATCGGCTGCGCCGCGTCCAGCTCCTTGGACATGCTGGTCTGGGCGCGCATCGTTCAAGGCTTGGGCGGCGCGATGCTGATGCCGGTCGGTCGACTCGCGCTGCTGCGTACGGTACCGGGCGATCAGTTTCTCCGAGCCATGAGCTTTGTCGCGGTCCCAGGATTGATCGGTCCACTGATCGGCCCCACGCTGGGCGGCTGGCTCGTCTCATTCGCCTCGTGGCATTGGATCTTTTTGATCAATGTGCCGGTGGGGCTGGTCGGCATCGCCGCCACCTACTTTTATATGATCGACTCGCGCGCGCCGGTAAAACGCTTCGATCTGAACGGCTATCTGCTGCTCGCGGTGGGCATGGTGACGCTATCGCTGTCACTGGATGGCCTGACGGACCTCGGGCTCCAGCATGCGACGGTGTTGGTGCTCCTGGTCGTCAGCTTCGCGACCTTGACCGCCTACGGCTTGCACGCCACGCGCGCGCCCTTTCCGCTGTTTCCATTGGATCTGTTCAAGATCCACTCGTACAGCGTCGGCTTGCTCGGCAATTTGTTCTGCCGGATCGGAACGGGCGCGATGCCCTACCTCATCCCGCTGATGTTGCAGGTCAGCCTCGGATACGAACCGTTCCACGCCGGCCTGATGATGCTGCCGGTGGCCGCCGCCGGCATGGGCGCAAAGCGCCTCGCATCCCCGCTGATCGTGCGCTTCGGTTATCGCACCGTGCTGATCAGCAATACCGCCGCGGTCGGCCTGGCGATGGCCAGCTTCGGCTTTGTCACGCCGAGCTGGCCGATGGGCCTGCTGCTGGTGCAGCTGGCCTTCTTCGGCGCCGTCAATTCATTGCAGTTCACCGCCATGAATACCTTGACGCTGAAGGATCTTGCGCGAGGCGGCGCCAGTAGCGGCAACGGCCTGTTTTCAATGGTGCAAATGCTCGCGATGAGCCTCGGCGTCACCATCGGCGGGGCCTTGCTCGATACCTTCCAATCGCTGGCGCACGGCGGCGCCGACGCACGCGGCTCATTGCCGGCCTTTCATTGGACATTTGCCTGCGTCGGCATCATTACCGCCGCATCGTCATGGATCTTCGCGCAATTGGCCCCGGAAGTCAGGCATGCCCCGCACGACCCCGCGGCGAATGACGAGGGTTGAGCGCGCGGTCATGGCGCCGCGTGCCTGACCGCGCGGGTTGCCGCACCGGAACGCGTGGCGCGGCCGCCTCGTGCTCCGGCACCTCGTGGCACGACAGCGCGGCGTCGATCGCCTCGGTCAAGGCGTCCAGATCGAATGGCTTGCACAAGGGCACGACATGCGCCGGCAAGCCGTCGTCGGTGCCGCCAACGTCATCTGATGCCGATGGCGTGCTTGGCTGACCGTGCGCGCGAACGCCGATCGTGCCGCCCGCTTTCAAGGCCATGCCGCTGATCACCACCACAGGCAGATCGACCCGGCGCGCCAGTTCGGCGCCGGACATGCCCGGCAGATTCAAATCCGTCACGAGCAGATCGGGATCCCATCCCGACAGAGCGAGGATGGCGTGCTCGCCACTGTCGACGCTACGCACGCAATGCCCCAAGGCCTCCAGCAAGGCGGCGCTGGCCTCCCGTGCATTGGCATCGTCCTCCACCAGCAAGATCGACAAGCCGGCCCGCGCCGAGCGCAACGACCCGACGCTCGGCACCGACGGCAAACGGGCAGCCTTGTCGTGCTCAACGTCGTGCTCAATGTCGTGCTCGATCTCCTGCGCGAGGTCCTGCACCGCTTGCTTGGCCGAAAGCGGGGACCGCGCGCTTGCAGACAGCGCGCCGTGCCGCGTGACGCCGTCCAGCATCGCGTGGAGCGTGCGCGCGAGATGCGCCTGATCATAGGGCTTGGCCAGCAGGCACACCGTCGGATCGAGGCGGCCGCCGTGCGCCAGCTCCTCGTCGGTATACCCCGACGTGAACATCACCGGCAAACCCGGTCGCACCGCGCGTACGGCGGACAACAGCGCCGCACCGCGTAGCGGCCCCGGCATCACGACGTCGCTGAACAGCAGGACGACGTTGGCACCGGCCGGACGCTGCAACACATCGACTGCCGCCTCGCCACTGTCGCAGGCGAGTACCGAATAGCCCAAACCCTCGATCAAGGCCACCACGGTCGCACGGACATCGCTGTCGTCTTCCGCTACCAGAATCGTACCGCTGCCGGCGAAGCGTTCGGCAGTATCGGCGACCCTGGCTACATCGGCAACCTCGCTTCCGTCGTCGGCATCGCAGGTCGCGTCGTCCGTGTCTGGATCGACGCTCGCCCCCTTCTGCGCAGCGGCGGAAGACGGGACGTCTGGCCGCACGACGTCCTGCGCCGCGCGCGGCAAATACAGCCGCACCGCTGTCCCCTTGCCGACGACGCTATCGATATAAATATGCCCGTTGCTCTGTTTCGCAAAGCCGTAAGCCATGCTCAGACCGAGGCCCGTGCCCTGACCCGGCGGCTTCGTCGTATAGAACGGTTCGAACACGCGATCCAGCACGTCGGGGGGCATCCCGCAGCCGTCGTCCATCAACGCGAACATCACATATTCGCCGGGACGCAATCCCGGATGCAGACTGGCGAAAGCGCTATCGATCACCGCGTTCTCGACCCGGATCGTCAAGATGCCCTCGCCATCCATCGCGTCGCGCGCATTGACCGCCAGATTCAGCAGCACGTTTTCCAACTGGTTGGCATCCACCCATGCCGGCTGCAATCCATCCGCGATCAGCGTCTCGACGCGAATGGTTTCGCCCAACAAACGGCGCATCATATCGACCATCGGCAAGCATAGTGCACGCGGTTCGACAACACGAGGCTGCAATGGTTGTCGCCGCGCGAACGCCAATAGCTGCGAGGCCAGTTTCGCACCGCGCGCGACCGCTTCCAGCGCCGTTTCCAACCGCGTGTGCGCCGCACTCACGCGCGCGGCCAACGCCGTTCGCGCGTCTCTCGGCGCAGGCAGGCTATCGCGCACCGCCTTCAGATCGCGATCGGCCAGTTGCACATTGCCACTGATGATCTGCAGCACGTTATTGAAGTCGTGGGCGACGCCGCCGGTCAACTTGCCCACCGCCTCCATCTTCTGCGCCTGGGCAAGCGCCGCTTCCGTCTGTCGGCGCTCGGACTCACTGTCGCGTAACGCCTGTACCGATTCGCGGACCAAGCCTTCCAGATCCGTCCGATCGCGCTGCAACGCTTCGATGATTTGCGTGCGCCCGGCATCGAGCGCGGGACCCGGCCACTGCGCCTGCGTCACGTCGGTGCAATGTTGCAGCACATGCGCCGACGTGCCGTCGGCACCGGACACCGGCGTGTGGGTGATGCGCCAGTACCGATCGAGCAGCGGGCCCGCGACCGCGCGCTCACCCGCCTCCTCACCCGCGTGCGAGGCCCTCGCCTTTTCCACGGGACGCCGCGCGCGAATCGGATAACGCACGCAAGGCAACGTATCGGCCAGACCGGTGGCGCGCGCACGGTGTACGGAATCGCGTATCAATGCGGCGGCGGAGGCAGAGACGGAGGCGATGGTGGCCGTGATCGGCGCGGCGACATCCAATGCGCCGGTGTAGTCGGGAAAGGCGTCGAACCAATACTGGCCGACGATATCTTCCCGCTCGCAGGCCATCGCCGCCAGATAGGCGCGATTGACCGCGACCGTGCGCAACGCGAGATCCAGCACCGCGCAGGGCGCCGGCGACGCGTCGAACAGCGTACTGAAATCAAGGCTGGATGTCATACTGACCCGATACCCGATGACGATGATGACGCCATTCTACCCCCGGCCTTCGACACCGCAATCGACATCCGCGCGGTTAAACCCACTTGCGTCAAACGCGTGACAATAAAGTAGCGCGATACGCTGTCGAGACGTCGGTGTCGCCGCCCAACCCAGGCGACGGACGAAAAAAAACCCGGTCCACAAGGGGCCGGGTTTGAATCCACCAAGGAGGAGGTGGAGGAGACAGCTTCAGTATAAACAGCGATTGACAAACGTCAATATTGATTAGCCATTTAGAAGGAGCCCCCATGCCGCGGAAAACGACCGAAGCCAAGCCAAACCCCGGTAAACAAAGCACAAAATCGGTTTCCCCGCGCGCTGGCACCGCCGTGCGTAAAAACGTCGCACCCGATTCCGAATCCCACATCGCACCCGATGCGCGGCCCGGCAGTGCGGCGCGCAAGCGCAATGCAGTGATCCATGACAGCGCTCTCGCGAGTGGTGGGAACGCGGCGACGCGCGAGCCGCGGACCACGCATCGGCAACACGCAAGCAAGACGGCGCGGATCCTCGCCATCGATATCGGCGGCACCGGCCTGAAAGCCGCGCTGCTCAATGTAGACGGGAAGATGACCAGTGAGCGCCAACGCATCGATACGCCCTACCCGTGTTCGCCTGAGCGCATGATCGACGCGTTGCTGGAGCTGTGCGGCCCGCTTGGCGACTTCGACTTTCTGTCGATCGGATTTCCCGGCGTCGTCCGCGACGGCAAGGTGCTCACTGCGCCGCACTTCGATCACGTGGATCCGGACGATCCGTTCGCCGCCGGGATCATGCAACACGCGAACAAGGCAAAAAAGCACGATAAGGACAGTGCGGAGGACGCCGGCTCTGCGCGGAAAGCGGCCGACACGACCGACAAGCACGGTGTCCCCACCGAGGACACCGCCTGGCGTGGTTTCGCGCTTGGACAAGCGGTTGCGGCCGCCCTCGCAAAACAGACCAATGCGCCGGTCCGCCCGGTCCAAGTCATCAACGATGCCGAAATGCAGGGGCTGGCCGTGATACGCGGCGAGGGGCTGGAGTTCGTGCTGACGCTCGGCACCGGCGCGGGGTCGGCGTTGTTCCGCGACGGCGTGCTGATGCCCCACCTCGAACTCGCGCACCATCCGATTCGCGGCCGCAAATCGTACAACGACTATGTCGGCGACGCGGCCCGCAAGAAAATCGGCAAGAAACGCTGGAATCGCCATGTGCAGCGCACCCTCGCGATCCTCGATTCCCTGCTGCATTTCGATCATCTCTATATCGGTGGCGGCAATGCGCAGCGCATCGCGTTTCCCTTGCCGCAAGAAGTGACGATCGTATCGAACGACGCAGGCATCGAGGGCGGCGCGGCCTTGTGGCGTGACGTCGCCGTCTGACGCATCAAGACCTACACGCATATTAAAAAAAGCGGGGGCCGATATACCCCCGCTACGCCTATCCAGGAAACACATCGATGACACGCCCTTCGCTTCCCCCTCGGCCGATCCGCGCCGTTCTCTCCGACATCGACGGCACGCTGGTCCGATCGGATAAATCATTGAGCCCGGCGGTGATCGACGCCGTCACCGCATTGCGTCGCGCCGGCATCGCGTTTTCGATCGCAAGCGCCCGACCACCCCGCGCGCTGTCGGATCTGGTGAACGCCCTCCACCTCGGGGAAGCCGTCGACGGTGCCGACACGCAGGCGGCACACGGCGCCGCCGACACCGCCGACGCCGCCCCCGCCTTCGCGCCGATCGCGGCCTTTAACGGCGGCAATATCATTGCGCCCGATCAGCGCGTGCTCGATGCACTGCGCCTGCCGCCCGCCGTTGCGCGTGAGGTCGTCACGGATCTGCAGAGTCGCGGCCTGTCGCCATGGATTTTCACGGAAGGCGAGTGGCGTATCACCGATCCCAATGCCGCCTATGTCGATGTGGAAACGCGCACGCTGGGTTACGGCCCGACCGTCGTCGATGCCTTCACCGATCACGATTTCGCCTCGGTCGATAAAATTCTGGCCGCGTCCGCCGACTTCGACGGTCTGGCGCGCATCGAGCACGAAATCGCCAAGGCCTTCTCCGGCAAGCTGAACACCGTGCGCTCGCAGAAATACTATCTCGACATCACGCATCCGGACGCGCATAAAGGCACGGCCGCCCACGCCATCGCGCGACACCTCGGCATCGGGCTCGACGAATTGGCGGTACTCGGCGATATGTCGAACGATCTGCCGATGTTCGACGTCGCCGGTTTTGCCATCGCCATGGGGCAATCGGAGAAGACGATCCAGCAGCGCGCCAATGTCGTCACGGCCAGCAATGACGACGATGGCGTCGCCAAGGCCATCTACGAATGGATCCTCCCGTCTCAGCATCGCTAGACGGAGAAATGACCACTCAACCAGGCACAAAATGCCCTTGCGATCTCTACGGGATCGCCTACACTCAAATCCCCGACGTCGGCTCCGACGCTCGGCCCCCTTGCAGCCGTCCCACTATGATCATCGTTGCGCCGTGAGTCGTCGTTGGCCAGATTCGCTCTGGCGGCTGGAGGACGACTCGACCGAGAATCGTTATCCGTTTGGAGTCGCCATGTCCGCATCGCATCACTTCGCGCTGAATTTCCTTCTACCCCAGCCAGACGACGACCTGATTCCAGGTGAAAGCCGTGCATTCGATGCGCAGCTGGATTGCCAGATTTCGCGAATGGACAGTTTGTCCCTGCGCGATCTGCGTGCCGAACCGGCCGACTGGGACGATGCCGACGATCCCGAAACGGCGTTTGCGGAATACCTCGATGCATCGGACGCGCTCGATATGGGGGACTTCGACCGTTGGTCTGTACGCGGGCGCCGTTACTCCTGATTTACCCCGCCGATGCAGCAGGCCGCGCGCGCGGCACGGCCAGGCGCCCCTTGCGCGCCGCCGTGCCGCCGACCGCCACGGCTCCGGGACATCCCGCATCGATTCGCCACCAACCCTCGCCTCGCCGCTCCCCCCGTTTTCCTGCCCGATTTGCCCCCGTGCGTCCAGTGCATCGTCTTATCTGACACGTCTGCTGTTCAGGAGCGTGCGCGGGAACGCCGCGCCTGGGTATAATCGCAGCCGTGCCGGCGGCCGACGCCGAGCCCCTTACTGAATTTGGAGCAGCCGGTTGGCAAGCGCGGAACCCCTTCCCTCGATGGACACCACCCCGGACGATGCCGTGGCCAAGGCGCGCCGCAGCTCGTTCTATATGGCGATGCGGGTGTTGCCGCGCGAGCAACGCGACGCGATGTACGAGATCTACCGCTTCTGTCGGGCGGTGGACGATCTCGCCGATGACGAAGGCCCCTGGGACGCGCGCCGCGCGGGACTCGACCTCTGGCGCGCCCGTATCGACGCATTGTTCCCCGACACGCCGCGTAATGCGCCCGCGGGCACGCCCGATGCCGCGGCGCTCGTGCCGGCCGGCTTGCGCACCGCGACCCGGCAGTTCGCGCTGCACAAGGAAGACTTCATCGCCGTGATCGACGGGATGCAGATGGACCTCGACGCCGACATTCAGGCGCCATCTTTCGCTGTCCTCGACTTGTATTGCGACCGTGTCGCCAGCGCGGTGGGGCGTTTGTCGACGCAGGTCTTCGGCCTGGACCGGGCGCAAGGCATTGCCTTGGCCCATCATCTCGGCCGCGCCTTGCAGTTCACCAATATCCTGCGCGATCTGGACGAAGACGCATCGATCCACCGGCTCTATCTGCCGCGCGAGGCGCTCCTCGAAGGCGGCATCGATCCGACGCTCTTCGATCAGGCAAATACCGCCGCGCCCGATTGGGTCGCGGCTGCGGGCCCGATGCCTTATCCGATCACGGATCACATGGACGGCGGCGCCAGCGCCGTCGCAAACGCCGCGGTCGCCGCCGCGCGGCCCGACGCGCCGTTGCGCACGACACCGGAACGCGATGCGGCGATCACAGCCCTGCTGGCGGCGCCGGGGCTGCCGAAGGCCGGCGCCTGGCTTGCGCGACAGGCGCAAATACACTATCAGGCGGCGCACGCACTGATGCGCGTCGCCCCGCGCCGCGCCGTCAAGGCGCCGCGACTGATGTATGCGGTCTACCACGCGATCTTCGCGCGGACCGTGCAGCAAGGATGGGCCGCCCCGCGTCGTCGGGTGCGCCTGCCGCGCTGGCGACTGGTCTGGCTATTATTGCGCCACGGCTTATCGTAAGTCGGTGAGCGGATCGGCCGCACCCGGCCGCGATACGGTTTTCCCGCCGTATATCGGGCGCGACTGTTGTATTGGATTCACTATCGTCGGCGCTTTTTTTTCGAGACTATGGCTTGAAGCAGCGCCGCGCGATCTATGGCACGATGTGCCCGCACGGCCCGCGCATCCCCAGCAGGATGCTTTATATCCGGGATAGCGGGCCCAATGGAATAATCTGTTTCTTGCTGGAGACTGGACGCACGCCGGCCTGCCCGCGACAATCGCGACGCTGTCTGCGCTATCCGTGTTAGCCGAAGAATGACGTCCTCTCTGCAATGAGATCGCGGCGCCAAGGCAGATAGCAGCAGGACCGGAGAGAGATCGGAGAAGGATGGATACGACGCCCTTGGAGAACCAAGCCCTCACTCAAGCGCTGAAGCAGGCGGACGGGCAAACACAGACTGGCGGCAATACGGCGACGCCCAGCGCTCGCGCGCCCGCACCGGCCACGACGACCGGCGCGCCCGTCCCCGCGTCCGCATCGCTCGCGGATAACGCGCCCTCGTTCGACGCGCTGGAACGCGCGGTCGACGCGGCGACCACGCGCCTGCTGTCTGATCAGCGCAGTGACGGCCATTGGCTCTACGAACTGGAAGCCGATGCGACGATTCCGGCCGAGTACGTGCTCATGGTGCACTATCTCGGCGAGACGCCGGACCTGACGCTGGAAGCGAAAATCGGACGTTATCTGCGGCGAATTCAGGGCGATCACGGCGGCTGGCCGCTGTTCCATGACGGCGCGCTCGATATCAGCGCCAGCGTCAAGGGGTATTTCGCGCTGAAAATGATCGGCGACCCGGTAGATGCGCCGCATATGCGGCGTGCGCGCGAAGCGATTCTCGCCGCCGGCGGTATTGCCAAGGTCAACGTCTTCACCCGGATTCTGCTCGCCCTTTACGGCGTGGTGTCCTGGCGCGCGGTGCCGATGATGCCGATCGAGATCACGCTGCTGCCGATGTGGTTCCCCTTCCACTTGTCGAAAGTGTCGTACTGGGCCCGCACCGTCATCGTTCCGCTGCTGGTCCTGCAACAACGTCGCCCCCGCGCGCGCAATCTGCGCGGCGTCCGTCTGGACGAGCTGTTCACGGACCCGGCCGTCAATGTCGGTCTCAATGATCGCGCGCCGCACCAACACGCCGGCTGGTTCCGTACGTTCCGCGCGATCGATGCGGTACTGCGCAAGACCGACTGGTTGTTCCCGAAAGGTCTGCGGGCACGCGCGACGGAGGTC
Coding sequences within it:
- a CDS encoding DUF3311 domain-containing protein; translation: MVDTPPQKYGALRWLLVLPYIALLWVPFYNHAMPSFAGFPFFYWYQFLWVPLTSLLIYIVYKVMR
- the mdtD gene encoding multidrug transporter subunit MdtD — translated: MLWIVAVGFFMQTLDTTIVNTALPSMARSLGESPLRMQSVVIAYALTMAMLIPATGWLADKFGTTRVFMTAISLFMFGSIGCAASSSLDMLVWARIVQGLGGAMLMPVGRLALLRTVPGDQFLRAMSFVAVPGLIGPLIGPTLGGWLVSFASWHWIFLINVPVGLVGIAATYFYMIDSRAPVKRFDLNGYLLLAVGMVTLSLSLDGLTDLGLQHATVLVLLVVSFATLTAYGLHATRAPFPLFPLDLFKIHSYSVGLLGNLFCRIGTGAMPYLIPLMLQVSLGYEPFHAGLMMLPVAAAGMGAKRLASPLIVRFGYRTVLISNTAAVGLAMASFGFVTPSWPMGLLLVQLAFFGAVNSLQFTAMNTLTLKDLARGGASSGNGLFSMVQMLAMSLGVTIGGALLDTFQSLAHGGADARGSLPAFHWTFACVGIITAASSWIFAQLAPEVRHAPHDPAANDEG
- a CDS encoding response regulator, which translates into the protein MTSSLDFSTLFDASPAPCAVLDLALRTVAVNRAYLAAMACEREDIVGQYWFDAFPDYTGALDVAAPITATIASVSASAAALIRDSVHRARATGLADTLPCVRYPIRARRPVEKARASHAGEEAGERAVAGPLLDRYWRITHTPVSGADGTSAHVLQHCTDVTQAQWPGPALDAGRTQIIEALQRDRTDLEGLVRESVQALRDSESERRQTEAALAQAQKMEAVGKLTGGVAHDFNNVLQIISGNVQLADRDLKAVRDSLPAPRDARTALAARVSAAHTRLETALEAVARGAKLASQLLAFARRQPLQPRVVEPRALCLPMVDMMRRLLGETIRVETLIADGLQPAWVDANQLENVLLNLAVNARDAMDGEGILTIRVENAVIDSAFASLHPGLRPGEYVMFALMDDGCGMPPDVLDRVFEPFYTTKPPGQGTGLGLSMAYGFAKQSNGHIYIDSVVGKGTAVRLYLPRAAQDVVRPDVPSSAAAQKGASVDPDTDDATCDADDGSEVADVARVADTAERFAGSGTILVAEDDSDVRATVVALIEGLGYSVLACDSGEAAVDVLQRPAGANVVLLFSDVVMPGPLRGAALLSAVRAVRPGLPVMFTSGYTDEELAHGGRLDPTVCLLAKPYDQAHLARTLHAMLDGVTRHGALSASARSPLSAKQAVQDLAQEIEHDIEHDVEHDKAARLPSVPSVGSLRSARAGLSILLVEDDANAREASAALLEALGHCVRSVDSGEHAILALSGWDPDLLVTDLNLPGMSGAELARRVDLPVVVISGMALKAGGTIGVRAHGQPSTPSASDDVGGTDDGLPAHVVPLCKPFDLDALTEAIDAALSCHEVPEHEAAAPRVPVRQPARSGTRRHDRALNPRHSPRGRAGHA
- a CDS encoding ROK family protein, giving the protein MLAIDIGGTGLKAALLNVDGKMTSERQRIDTPYPCSPERMIDALLELCGPLGDFDFLSIGFPGVVRDGKVLTAPHFDHVDPDDPFAAGIMQHANKAKKHDKDSAEDAGSARKAADTTDKHGVPTEDTAWRGFALGQAVAAALAKQTNAPVRPVQVINDAEMQGLAVIRGEGLEFVLTLGTGAGSALFRDGVLMPHLELAHHPIRGRKSYNDYVGDAARKKIGKKRWNRHVQRTLAILDSLLHFDHLYIGGGNAQRIAFPLPQEVTIVSNDAGIEGGAALWRDVAV
- a CDS encoding HAD family hydrolase — protein: MTRPSLPPRPIRAVLSDIDGTLVRSDKSLSPAVIDAVTALRRAGIAFSIASARPPRALSDLVNALHLGEAVDGADTQAAHGAADTADAAPAFAPIAAFNGGNIIAPDQRVLDALRLPPAVAREVVTDLQSRGLSPWIFTEGEWRITDPNAAYVDVETRTLGYGPTVVDAFTDHDFASVDKILAASADFDGLARIEHEIAKAFSGKLNTVRSQKYYLDITHPDAHKGTAAHAIARHLGIGLDELAVLGDMSNDLPMFDVAGFAIAMGQSEKTIQQRANVVTASNDDDGVAKAIYEWILPSQHR
- a CDS encoding squalene/phytoene synthase family protein, translating into MDTTPDDAVAKARRSSFYMAMRVLPREQRDAMYEIYRFCRAVDDLADDEGPWDARRAGLDLWRARIDALFPDTPRNAPAGTPDAAALVPAGLRTATRQFALHKEDFIAVIDGMQMDLDADIQAPSFAVLDLYCDRVASAVGRLSTQVFGLDRAQGIALAHHLGRALQFTNILRDLDEDASIHRLYLPREALLEGGIDPTLFDQANTAAPDWVAAAGPMPYPITDHMDGGASAVANAAVAAARPDAPLRTTPERDAAITALLAAPGLPKAGAWLARQAQIHYQAAHALMRVAPRRAVKAPRLMYAVYHAIFARTVQQGWAAPRRRVRLPRWRLVWLLLRHGLS